A DNA window from Paenibacillus andongensis contains the following coding sequences:
- a CDS encoding Nif3-like dinuclear metal center hexameric protein, with translation MFAKGQTVIQLFEQLAPKHYAMPDDKIGLQLGSLQKEIKKVLVALDVTDEVVEEAIQQGANLIIAHHAIIFRPLAHLQTDTPSGRLYEKLIKNDIAVYIAHTNLDVAEGGVNDMMADKLGLTELTHLEDVHTEKLQKLVVFVPETHHQAVLDALFTAGAGGIGQYSHCSFNIPGTGTFLPQEGTHPFIGEVGELERVQEVRVETIVTASVQRKAVQALLKAHPYEEVAYDLYPMDLKGRVFGLGRVGKLPAATTLRELTELAKQVFDVPAVRVVGDLERPIRKVAVLGGSGGRYMRHALFAGADVLVTGDIDYHTAHDALAAGLTLIDVGHNVEKIMKRGVADYLAAQLVKTGTQVLASEVDTEPFQFL, from the coding sequence TTGTTTGCAAAAGGTCAAACCGTAATCCAGCTGTTTGAACAGCTGGCGCCGAAGCATTATGCGATGCCTGATGATAAAATAGGATTACAGCTAGGGTCTTTGCAGAAGGAAATTAAGAAGGTTCTTGTTGCCTTGGATGTCACGGATGAAGTGGTTGAAGAAGCGATTCAGCAAGGTGCTAATCTTATTATTGCTCATCATGCGATTATTTTCAGACCGCTTGCTCATCTGCAAACGGATACGCCTTCAGGCCGTTTATATGAAAAATTAATTAAGAACGACATCGCTGTCTATATCGCTCATACGAATTTGGATGTGGCTGAGGGCGGAGTGAACGATATGATGGCTGATAAGCTCGGTTTGACGGAGCTTACTCATCTAGAGGATGTGCACACTGAGAAGCTGCAGAAGCTCGTTGTTTTCGTCCCTGAGACGCATCATCAGGCTGTGCTGGATGCCCTTTTCACCGCTGGAGCGGGGGGAATCGGGCAGTACAGCCACTGCAGCTTCAACATCCCCGGAACGGGGACGTTCCTGCCGCAGGAAGGGACGCATCCGTTTATCGGGGAAGTAGGCGAGCTTGAACGCGTACAGGAAGTCCGCGTAGAGACCATCGTTACAGCCAGCGTCCAGCGCAAGGCGGTTCAGGCTCTATTGAAGGCCCACCCCTACGAAGAGGTGGCCTATGACCTCTACCCGATGGACCTCAAGGGTAGGGTGTTCGGTCTGGGCCGCGTGGGCAAGCTGCCCGCGGCCACGACCCTTCGCGAGCTAACGGAGCTCGCGAAGCAGGTGTTCGACGTGCCGGCTGTGCGCGTCGTCGGCGATTTGGAACGGCCCATCCGTAAGGTGGCCGTTCTGGGGGGCTCTGGCGGCCGCTACATGCGGCACGCCTTGTTTGCCGGCGCCGATGTGTTGGTTACCGGCGACATTGACTATCACACCGCGCACGATGCACTTGCGGCGGGGTTGACTTTGATCGACGTTGGACATAACGTCGAGAAGATCATGAAGCGCGGCGTGGCTGATTATCTCGCCGCACAGTTGGTCAAGACGGGCACGCAGGTGTTAGCATCCGAGGTAGATACAGAACCATTCCAGTTTTTGTAG
- a CDS encoding tRNA (adenine(22)-N(1))-methyltransferase, giving the protein MVKLSKRLQMIADRVPLGSKVADIGSDHALLPTYLAQQGIILFAVAGEVNPGPFEAATRQVLESGLSKKISVRSGDGLAVIEAGEVNVITIAGMGGSLMASILEAGKQKLQGVTHLILQPNVGEDHVRRWLLEQDWKLESETILEEDGKIYEILTAIAVPNEEKQTLEVLYAERQLPGGVRVSKERLLQMGPYFISEAPEVWFTKWESELKKLAMIKGQLQLSSAEASVAKAEQVDQEMKEIKEVLACLQKVKP; this is encoded by the coding sequence TTGCAGATCGAGTTCCTTTAGGATCAAAGGTAGCGGACATTGGTTCCGATCATGCTCTATTGCCAACGTATTTGGCACAACAGGGTATTATTTTGTTTGCTGTGGCGGGCGAGGTGAACCCAGGGCCATTTGAAGCGGCAACACGGCAGGTTCTTGAAAGCGGATTGTCCAAGAAAATCAGTGTAAGATCCGGTGATGGACTTGCCGTAATTGAGGCTGGAGAAGTGAATGTCATTACGATCGCCGGAATGGGCGGGAGTTTAATGGCGAGTATTTTGGAAGCTGGAAAGCAAAAGCTGCAAGGCGTCACTCATCTCATTTTGCAGCCCAATGTTGGTGAAGATCATGTGCGGCGTTGGTTGCTTGAGCAGGACTGGAAGCTGGAATCCGAAACGATTCTTGAGGAAGACGGCAAGATTTATGAGATATTGACAGCTATTGCTGTGCCGAATGAGGAAAAACAGACTTTGGAGGTTCTTTACGCTGAACGTCAACTGCCAGGCGGGGTAAGGGTTTCGAAGGAACGTTTGCTTCAAATGGGGCCATACTTCATCAGCGAGGCTCCAGAAGTTTGGTTCACCAAGTGGGAAAGTGAGCTGAAAAAGCTTGCCATGATTAAAGGGCAGCTTCAACTTTCTTCAGCTGAAGCTTCTGTAGCGAAGGCGGAGCAGGTCGATCAAGAAATGAAGGAAATAAAGGAGGTACTCGCTTGTTTGCAAAAGGTCAAACCGTAA